In Bacillus sp. KH172YL63, one genomic interval encodes:
- a CDS encoding GntR family transcriptional regulator produces the protein MTIKTDNRHLYLQVIDRLKKDIELGVYKEKEKLPSEFDLSKQLGVSRATLREALRILEEESVIVRRHGVGTFVNAKPLFTSGIEQLNSVTNMIKQAGMDPGTIFLSSTTQEATEDDMKRFTCNEEDDVILIERVRTANGEPVVYCVDKIPEAIMPRDFTHEDNSIFTLLEKRENKRITHAVAQIEPMGYHDKISPILNCEPETALLVLKQMHFDENDEPILYSVNYFRSDKFSFHVLRKRV, from the coding sequence GTGACAATAAAAACAGATAATAGGCATTTATACTTACAAGTGATTGATCGATTGAAGAAAGATATCGAATTGGGCGTGTATAAAGAAAAAGAAAAACTCCCGTCTGAATTCGACCTTTCCAAACAATTAGGCGTAAGTAGGGCGACTCTAAGGGAAGCTCTCAGGATTCTTGAGGAAGAAAGTGTTATCGTACGACGTCATGGTGTAGGTACATTTGTGAATGCTAAACCGCTCTTTACTTCAGGTATCGAGCAGCTGAACAGTGTAACGAACATGATCAAGCAGGCTGGAATGGATCCAGGGACCATTTTCTTAAGCTCGACAACTCAAGAAGCTACTGAGGATGATATGAAAAGGTTTACATGCAATGAAGAGGATGATGTCATCCTGATTGAGCGGGTTCGAACAGCAAACGGGGAACCGGTTGTATATTGTGTCGATAAGATTCCGGAAGCGATCATGCCGAGGGACTTCACCCATGAAGATAATTCGATTTTCACTCTGTTGGAGAAACGGGAGAATAAGAGAATCACACATGCGGTGGCACAGATTGAACCTATGGGATATCATGATAAAATTTCCCCTATTCTAAATTGCGAACCGGAAACGGCTCTCCTTGTCTTAAAGCAAATGCATTTTGACGAAAACGATGAACCGATTCTGTATTCTGTAAACTATTTCAGATCAGACAAATTTAGCTTCCACGTATTAAGAAAGCGTGTATAG
- a CDS encoding BMP family lipoprotein, with translation MKKRKFGLALSFVLAAGTLLGACGTSGDKEGTSSGEGKKEDQFTVAMVTDVGGVDDKSFNQSAWEGLKAFGKENGMEEGKKGYSYLQSQSDADYATNLNTLARQDFDLVYGIGFLMEGAINDIAQQQKDSKFAIVDAVVEQPNVASITFKEQEGSFLAGVAAGLATKTNKIGFIGGMEIPVIERFHSGFIAGVKAVNPDAEIVADYAGAFDKAELGQTIASKMYSQNVDVIFHAAGGTGNGLFKEARDLKEKDPSRELWAIGVDSDQSAEGKVGDHNIILTSSLKRVDNAVLDLSGKAKDGNFPGGEVISYGLNEDGVGLAPLNEELSNKDEVMAKVDEWKEKIKSGDITVPESLDAAKSFSAN, from the coding sequence GTGAAGAAACGTAAATTCGGTTTAGCGTTGTCATTTGTTCTGGCTGCAGGTACATTATTGGGTGCTTGTGGAACAAGCGGGGACAAAGAAGGTACATCTAGTGGTGAAGGAAAGAAAGAAGATCAATTTACGGTAGCGATGGTTACAGATGTTGGCGGTGTTGATGACAAATCATTCAACCAATCAGCATGGGAAGGCCTTAAAGCTTTCGGTAAGGAAAATGGCATGGAAGAAGGTAAAAAAGGTTACAGCTACCTACAATCACAATCTGATGCCGACTACGCTACAAATTTAAACACATTAGCTCGTCAAGATTTTGACTTAGTATATGGAATCGGCTTCCTTATGGAAGGTGCAATCAATGATATTGCACAGCAGCAAAAAGATTCGAAATTTGCCATCGTTGATGCAGTTGTGGAACAACCGAACGTGGCAAGCATCACGTTCAAAGAGCAAGAAGGTTCATTCCTTGCAGGTGTTGCAGCAGGACTTGCTACAAAAACAAACAAAATCGGTTTCATCGGTGGGATGGAAATCCCGGTAATCGAGCGTTTCCATTCAGGGTTCATCGCTGGTGTGAAAGCGGTTAATCCGGATGCTGAAATCGTTGCAGATTATGCAGGTGCATTCGATAAAGCGGAACTTGGTCAAACAATCGCCTCTAAAATGTACTCTCAAAACGTAGACGTTATCTTCCATGCAGCAGGTGGTACTGGAAACGGCCTATTCAAAGAAGCGCGTGACTTGAAAGAAAAAGATCCTTCCCGCGAACTGTGGGCGATCGGGGTTGACTCTGATCAATCAGCAGAAGGTAAGGTTGGAGATCACAATATCATCCTGACGTCTTCACTTAAACGTGTTGATAACGCAGTGCTGGATCTTTCTGGTAAAGCGAAAGATGGTAACTTCCCTGGTGGAGAAGTCATCTCTTATGGTCTAAACGAAGATGGAGTAGGGCTTGCTCCATTGAATGAAGAACTATCAAACAAAGATGAAGTCATGGCTAAGGTTGATGAATGGAAAGAAAAAATCAAGAGTGGGGACATCACTGTTCCAGAATCTCTTGATGCAGCTAAATCATTTTCAGCTAACTAA
- a CDS encoding ABC transporter ATP-binding protein, with the protein MDYVIEMLNIRKEFPGIVANDNITLQLKKGEIHALLGENGAGKSTLMNVLFGLYQPEQGEIRVKGKKVNITNPNIANDLGIGMVHQHFMLVDTFTVTENIILGREPKSGGTVDIKKAERDIQEISERYGLKVNPAAKISEISVGMQQRVEILKTLYRGADILIFDEPTAVLTPQEIKELIQIMKTLIKEGKSIILITHKLKEIMEVCDNVTVIRKGKGIGTVKVSETDPNHLASLMVGREVTFKTEKKEANPADKVLEIRDLFVKDHRNVPVVKGLNLEVKAGEILGIAGVDGNGQSELIEAITGLYKADSGSIKLNGKEILNMKPRKIYESGVGHIPQDRHKHGLVLDFPIGENMVLQTYYQKPYSNKGVLSYKNIYKQAKKLITEFDVRTPSEYTLARALSGGNQQKAIIGREVDRDPDLLIAAQPTRGLDVGAIEFIHKRLIEQRDNGKAVLLLSFELDEIMNVSDRIAVIYEGQIVAIVNPKETTEQELGLLMAGSKRKEAGENAHV; encoded by the coding sequence ATGGATTATGTAATCGAGATGCTGAATATTCGCAAAGAATTTCCAGGCATCGTAGCAAATGATAATATTACCCTCCAGCTCAAAAAAGGTGAGATTCATGCGCTTCTTGGTGAAAATGGAGCGGGTAAGTCCACGTTGATGAACGTCTTATTCGGTCTATATCAGCCCGAACAGGGTGAGATCCGTGTGAAGGGCAAGAAAGTCAATATCACGAATCCGAATATCGCGAACGATTTAGGAATCGGCATGGTCCATCAGCACTTTATGCTTGTAGATACGTTTACGGTAACCGAGAATATCATTCTTGGAAGAGAGCCGAAATCCGGCGGTACCGTTGATATTAAAAAAGCGGAACGGGACATACAGGAGATTTCCGAACGATACGGATTAAAGGTTAATCCAGCAGCTAAAATTTCTGAAATCTCAGTAGGGATGCAGCAGCGTGTCGAAATATTGAAGACCCTATACCGGGGGGCAGACATCCTGATTTTCGACGAGCCTACAGCTGTGTTGACGCCTCAAGAAATTAAAGAGCTCATTCAAATCATGAAAACGCTCATTAAAGAAGGGAAATCAATCATCCTCATCACGCACAAACTGAAGGAAATCATGGAAGTGTGTGATAATGTAACCGTTATCAGAAAGGGTAAGGGCATCGGGACTGTTAAAGTATCAGAGACGGATCCGAACCATCTTGCAAGCCTGATGGTCGGTCGGGAAGTAACGTTCAAGACAGAGAAAAAAGAAGCCAATCCTGCTGATAAAGTACTGGAAATCCGTGACCTGTTTGTCAAAGATCATCGGAATGTTCCTGTCGTCAAGGGGTTGAACCTTGAAGTAAAAGCCGGGGAAATCCTTGGAATCGCAGGGGTGGATGGAAACGGTCAAAGCGAATTGATTGAAGCCATCACCGGTTTGTATAAGGCTGACAGCGGTTCGATTAAATTGAATGGAAAAGAAATCCTCAATATGAAACCGCGGAAAATTTATGAATCCGGTGTAGGGCATATTCCTCAGGACCGTCATAAGCATGGTCTTGTACTGGACTTCCCAATCGGTGAGAATATGGTTCTTCAAACCTATTATCAAAAGCCCTATTCGAATAAAGGGGTGCTCAGCTACAAAAATATTTACAAGCAGGCAAAAAAACTCATTACAGAGTTCGATGTCAGGACTCCGTCCGAATATACCCTTGCAAGGGCACTTTCAGGTGGTAATCAGCAAAAGGCAATCATCGGCCGGGAAGTAGACCGTGATCCAGATTTATTGATCGCTGCCCAGCCAACACGTGGGCTCGATGTCGGTGCCATCGAATTTATCCATAAACGTCTGATTGAACAGCGGGATAATGGAAAGGCTGTATTGCTCCTGTCATTTGAGTTGGATGAAATCATGAATGTCAGTGACCGTATTGCAGTCATCTATGAAGGACAGATCGTTGCAATCGTCAATCCGAAAGAAACAACCGAACAAGAGCTTGGATTGTTGATGGCTGGATCGAAAAGGAAGGAAGCGGGTGAAAACGCACATGTCTAA
- a CDS encoding ABC transporter permease — MSNRLTNILIPVISVLLGIIVGTIIMLVSGYDPVAGYSALWNGIFGDIYYVGETIRQVTPYILAGLAVAFAFRTGLFNIGVEGQLIVGWLAAVWVGVAFDDLPKMIHLPLAVLAAAFAGALWGFIPGLLKAKYRVHEVIVTIMMNYIALHVTNAIIRDVLTERKDRTDYIAETASLKSPFFESLTDYSRLHWGIFVALACVFIMWFLLEKTTRGYELRSVGYNQHASQYAGMNVNGNIILSMVISGAFAGLAGAMEGLGTFGYASIKGGFTGVGFDGIAVALLGGNVAIGVVFAALLFGGLKVGALNMPLEAGIPNELVDIIIALIIFFVASGYMIRYLIGRFSKKGVK, encoded by the coding sequence ATGTCTAATCGCTTAACAAATATATTAATCCCTGTCATTTCTGTCCTTCTGGGCATTATCGTCGGAACAATTATCATGCTTGTGAGCGGATATGATCCGGTTGCAGGATATTCAGCCCTATGGAATGGTATTTTCGGAGATATTTATTATGTAGGGGAGACGATCCGTCAAGTCACACCTTATATTTTAGCAGGACTTGCTGTCGCATTTGCATTTCGGACAGGATTATTCAATATCGGGGTAGAAGGGCAATTGATTGTCGGCTGGCTTGCTGCTGTATGGGTCGGGGTTGCATTCGATGACCTGCCGAAAATGATTCATTTGCCTCTTGCCGTATTGGCGGCAGCATTCGCAGGGGCCCTGTGGGGGTTCATCCCTGGATTGCTGAAAGCAAAATACCGTGTTCATGAAGTAATCGTTACGATCATGATGAACTATATTGCACTCCATGTTACTAATGCCATCATCCGTGACGTACTGACAGAACGGAAAGATCGTACCGACTATATTGCCGAGACGGCTTCTTTGAAATCACCGTTCTTCGAAAGTCTAACAGATTACTCAAGACTTCATTGGGGGATTTTCGTTGCACTTGCCTGTGTGTTCATCATGTGGTTTTTACTTGAAAAAACAACCCGTGGATACGAGCTGCGTTCAGTAGGTTATAACCAGCACGCTTCTCAATATGCCGGGATGAACGTAAACGGAAATATCATTCTTTCCATGGTCATTTCCGGGGCGTTTGCCGGTCTTGCAGGTGCAATGGAGGGACTTGGGACGTTTGGGTATGCTTCCATTAAAGGTGGATTCACCGGTGTCGGGTTCGACGGGATCGCCGTGGCCCTTCTGGGAGGGAACGTGGCAATCGGAGTTGTGTTCGCTGCACTGTTATTTGGGGGACTCAAAGTAGGTGCCCTGAACATGCCGCTTGAAGCAGGCATTCCAAATGAACTGGTAGACATCATCATTGCACTTATTATTTTCTTCGTGGCATCCGGCTACATGATTCGTTATCTCATTGGCCGATTCAGTAAAAAGGGGGTGAAATAA
- a CDS encoding ABC transporter permease: protein MGFLDILTILIPSTLLWASPLIFTALGGAFSERSGVVNIGLEGLMVIGAFSSIVFNIAFADTFGAATPWVALLIAMVMGALLAVLHAVASITFRADQVVSGVAINLLAIGLTLFLVKRIYGKGQTDIISEGFGKVDVPLLHKIPVIGDIFFSNTYWPPFVAILVSFIVWFVMFKTPFGLRLRSVGEHPMAADTMGINVTKMRYIGVIISGAFAGVGGGVYAQSISSDFSHATISGQGFMALAALIFGKWHPLGAMGAALFFGFAQSLSIIGSSIPLFENIPSVYLLIAPYVLTILALTGFIGRADAPKALGTPYIKGNR from the coding sequence GTGGGCTTTCTTGATATCTTAACGATTCTCATCCCATCTACACTGCTTTGGGCTTCACCACTTATTTTCACTGCTTTAGGCGGGGCGTTCTCTGAACGTTCAGGCGTAGTCAACATCGGATTAGAAGGCTTGATGGTCATCGGGGCTTTTTCAAGCATCGTCTTTAATATCGCGTTTGCAGATACGTTCGGGGCTGCAACCCCTTGGGTGGCGTTGCTCATCGCCATGGTGATGGGGGCGCTGCTCGCTGTCCTTCATGCTGTCGCATCGATTACATTCAGGGCAGACCAGGTCGTCTCCGGTGTTGCAATCAACCTACTGGCGATCGGCTTAACGCTCTTCCTGGTAAAACGGATCTATGGCAAAGGACAGACGGATATCATTTCCGAAGGATTCGGTAAAGTTGATGTTCCTTTACTTCATAAGATTCCGGTCATCGGTGATATTTTCTTCAGCAATACGTATTGGCCGCCTTTCGTAGCGATTCTCGTTTCCTTTATCGTCTGGTTCGTGATGTTCAAGACGCCATTCGGACTGAGACTCCGTTCCGTTGGTGAACATCCGATGGCAGCAGATACAATGGGGATCAATGTAACAAAGATGCGCTACATCGGCGTCATCATTTCCGGTGCTTTTGCAGGTGTCGGCGGCGGGGTTTACGCCCAGTCCATTTCATCTGACTTCAGTCATGCGACCATCAGTGGTCAAGGGTTCATGGCACTTGCCGCGTTGATTTTCGGTAAGTGGCATCCGCTTGGTGCAATGGGGGCAGCCTTATTCTTCGGATTCGCCCAAAGTTTAAGTATCATTGGATCAAGCATACCTTTGTTTGAAAACATCCCAAGCGTATACTTGCTGATTGCACCATATGTATTGACGATCCTTGCTCTGACAGGGTTCATTGGTCGCGCAGATGCACCTAAAGCACTCGGGACACCATACATTAAAGGAAATCGTTAA